A section of the Anabaena cylindrica PCC 7122 genome encodes:
- a CDS encoding PfaD family polyunsaturated fatty acid/polyketide biosynthesis protein produces MNQYNHLRLSHLFINNPQIWQGNLNTVSFNAEEIKIKLKNLNKPCYIVRYEGQIGITNEGNLSHANNGKTAQIEMLMAVPPLTIQQLGDPTFLDFYGVKYAYATGAMAQGIASEEMVISLGKQNILSSFGAGGLSPSRVEAAINRIQPALDQKPFAFNLLHSPSEPAIERRSIDLYLKYQIRIIEASAFLDLTDNIVYYRVAGLSLNSANQIEIKNKVIAKVSRREVASKFLQPAPTKIINQLVQQGLISELQANLASKIPMADDITVEADSGGHTDNRPLICLLPSILELRDEIQNKYKYKNPVRIGVAGGISTPQSALAAFMMGAAYVVTGSINQSCIEAETSQYTKALLAQAEMTDVMMAPAADMFEMGVKLQVLKRGTLFPLRAQKLLEFYKNYNSIEEIPPAEKEKLEKQILKKTVQEVWQETVTYLSQRNPDKLTKAANNPKLKMALIFRWYLGLSSRWSNTGEKGREIDYQIWCGPAMGSFNDWVRGSYLSEPKNRKVVELADHIMKGATFLYRIQNLKIQGLLIPDEYSQYRPEGL; encoded by the coding sequence CTGAATCAATATAATCATCTCAGATTATCCCACTTATTCATCAATAATCCTCAAATTTGGCAAGGTAATTTAAATACTGTTTCATTTAATGCCGAAGAAATTAAAATTAAACTGAAGAATTTAAATAAACCTTGTTATATAGTTAGATATGAAGGACAAATTGGCATTACCAACGAAGGTAATTTATCTCATGCCAATAATGGTAAAACAGCCCAAATAGAAATGCTCATGGCTGTTCCTCCCTTAACAATTCAACAATTAGGTGATCCAACTTTTCTAGACTTTTACGGTGTAAAATATGCCTATGCTACAGGTGCAATGGCGCAGGGAATTGCTTCTGAAGAAATGGTAATTTCTCTAGGAAAACAAAATATCCTCAGTTCATTTGGTGCAGGAGGTTTATCTCCTTCCCGTGTCGAAGCGGCAATTAATCGCATTCAGCCAGCCTTAGATCAAAAACCTTTCGCTTTTAACTTACTCCATAGTCCCAGCGAACCAGCAATTGAACGGCGTAGCATTGATTTATATCTCAAATACCAAATCAGAATCATTGAAGCCTCTGCATTTTTAGATTTAACCGACAACATTGTTTACTATCGAGTTGCTGGACTAAGTTTAAATTCAGCTAATCAAATTGAAATCAAAAATAAAGTCATTGCCAAAGTTTCCCGGCGAGAAGTAGCGAGCAAATTTCTTCAACCTGCTCCCACAAAAATTATCAACCAATTAGTTCAACAAGGTCTTATTAGCGAATTACAAGCCAATCTTGCCTCTAAAATTCCCATGGCTGATGATATCACCGTAGAAGCAGATTCTGGCGGTCACACAGATAATCGTCCTCTCATTTGTTTATTACCTTCCATCTTAGAATTGCGAGATGAAATTCAAAATAAATATAAATATAAAAACCCCGTCAGAATCGGCGTAGCCGGTGGAATTTCCACACCGCAATCAGCCTTAGCTGCCTTTATGATGGGTGCTGCTTATGTAGTCACAGGCTCCATTAATCAATCCTGTATTGAAGCAGAAACTTCTCAATATACCAAAGCATTACTAGCACAAGCAGAAATGACTGATGTCATGATGGCCCCCGCTGCTGATATGTTTGAAATGGGAGTAAAACTGCAAGTTCTCAAACGAGGAACCCTCTTTCCCCTCCGCGCTCAAAAACTTTTAGAATTCTACAAAAACTATAATTCAATTGAAGAAATTCCTCCAGCAGAAAAAGAAAAATTAGAAAAGCAGATTTTGAAAAAAACTGTACAAGAAGTTTGGCAAGAAACCGTCACTTATTTATCCCAACGTAACCCTGATAAATTAACCAAAGCAGCAAATAATCCTAAACTAAAAATGGCACTGATTTTCCGCTGGTATTTAGGACTATCTTCTCGTTGGTCTAACACTGGTGAAAAAGGTCGAGAAATTGATTATCAAATTTGGTGTGGTCCAGCAATGGGTAGCTTTAATGATTGGGTTCGAGGCTCCTATCTATCTGAACCAAAAAATCGCAAAGTCGTAGAACTTGCTGATCATATTATGAAAGGAGCAACATTTTTATATCGCATTCAAAATTTAAAAATTCAAGGACTGCTAATTCCAGATGAATACAGTCAGTATCGTCCAGAAGGGTTATAA
- a CDS encoding phthiocerol/phthiodiolone dimycocerosyl transferase family protein, translating to MPDSRKLGSLEETMEILNKRAKTWNLVTISRIKGNLQEAFLRQSLDILQYRHPRLNSRIIDFENCLYFKTAGTQKIDLRVLNPLNEEQWQEVVNEEMNQVIDSSKCLMRVVLAPILGEKKISYLITTLHHAIADGLSSIQLHSQILNYYQRLASGDTIQPIIKLEPLPPIESIITKYTQDYRGCIYSNLLSLKLGIQKLLYQPKTLGFEKYVSIPQRTSQIIHKQIEPDLTRKFVNKCRQENVTVYSALCAILMFTVARKIIKPNQKSVNVNCLSYLDLRRLLQPPISEADLGVLATSMMQFYTIKQHTYFWELARTVKSNLETSIKRGDIFYMPLIAKQLINFCFFFPKQVAATVSVSNVGKINIPNIYGELELEEISFAGSHALYAGMFVIHAASFQEKMLLNFGFSQPSISRKSIDYLIENVMSCIYDICNSNNGSTFFLAN from the coding sequence ATGCCAGACAGCAGAAAATTGGGAAGTCTGGAAGAAACGATGGAAATCCTTAACAAACGAGCTAAAACATGGAATTTAGTTACTATTAGTCGTATCAAAGGTAATCTCCAAGAAGCATTTCTCAGACAATCTCTAGACATTCTCCAATATCGTCATCCTCGTTTAAATTCCCGAATTATAGATTTTGAAAATTGTCTTTACTTTAAGACTGCGGGTACACAAAAAATTGATTTGCGAGTTCTTAATCCTTTAAATGAGGAACAATGGCAAGAAGTTGTTAATGAAGAGATGAATCAGGTAATTGACAGTAGCAAATGCCTCATGCGAGTTGTATTAGCTCCTATCCTGGGGGAGAAAAAAATCAGTTATCTTATTACAACATTGCACCATGCAATTGCAGACGGATTATCAAGCATTCAACTTCACTCACAAATCTTAAATTATTATCAAAGACTCGCCTCTGGCGACACAATTCAACCAATTATTAAATTGGAGCCATTACCACCTATTGAAAGCATAATCACCAAATATACACAAGATTATAGAGGGTGTATATACAGTAATTTATTGTCGTTAAAGCTTGGTATTCAAAAACTTTTATACCAACCAAAAACATTAGGATTTGAAAAATATGTATCTATTCCCCAACGAACTTCTCAAATTATCCATAAACAAATTGAGCCGGATTTAACCCGAAAATTTGTTAATAAATGTCGCCAAGAAAATGTCACAGTATATAGTGCTTTATGCGCCATACTCATGTTCACAGTAGCCAGAAAGATTATCAAACCTAATCAAAAAAGTGTGAACGTAAATTGCTTATCATATCTTGATTTACGTAGGCTTTTACAACCTCCAATTAGTGAAGCAGATCTAGGCGTTCTGGCTACCTCTATGATGCAATTTTACACCATAAAACAGCATACATATTTCTGGGAATTAGCGCGGACAGTAAAATCTAACTTAGAAACTAGTATCAAGCGTGGTGATATTTTCTATATGCCATTAATTGCCAAGCAACTCATAAACTTTTGTTTTTTCTTTCCCAAACAGGTAGCCGCTACAGTTTCAGTTTCTAATGTTGGTAAGATAAATATTCCCAACATTTATGGTGAATTAGAACTAGAAGAGATTAGTTTTGCTGGTTCTCATGCTTTATATGCAGGTATGTTTGTAATTCATGCCGCTAGTTTTCAAGAAAAAATGCTGTTAAATTTTGGATTTTCTCAGCCTTCAATTAGTAGAAAATCAATAGATTATTTAATAGAAAATGTCATGTCTTGTATTTATGATATTTGTAATTCAAATAATGGCAGCACATTTTTTCTAGCGAATTGA
- a CDS encoding 2Fe-2S iron-sulfur cluster-binding protein, with protein sequence MIVSIHFEDDQKTIKTVANQCLTQICDQYPNSILFGCRSGVCGTCLIEVVSGIENLSPIMEKEQILLDILAPKNPLIRVACQCVVKDDICIRVAS encoded by the coding sequence ATGATAGTTTCTATTCATTTTGAAGATGATCAAAAAACCATTAAAACTGTCGCCAACCAATGCTTAACTCAGATATGTGATCAGTATCCCAACTCAATTCTGTTTGGTTGTCGTAGTGGTGTCTGTGGAACCTGCCTAATTGAAGTTGTGAGTGGGATAGAAAATCTCTCTCCTATAATGGAAAAAGAGCAAATTTTACTAGATATTTTAGCTCCAAAAAATCCACTGATTCGGGTAGCTTGTCAATGTGTAGTTAAAGATGATATTTGCATTCGAGTAGCTAGTTGA
- a CDS encoding phosphopantetheine-binding protein: protein MSQNISNSQPKKPYSVADIEAWFVSNVAYMMGVNPEEIDIREPLDSYGLDSAQAMLLASKAEKYLGLKLPLIHLWNYPTIEELSQRLAEELENSQSEILQM, encoded by the coding sequence ATGAGTCAAAATATAAGCAATTCTCAACCTAAAAAGCCTTATTCAGTAGCGGATATTGAAGCATGGTTTGTTTCTAATGTTGCCTATATGATGGGAGTTAATCCAGAGGAAATAGATATCCGTGAACCTTTAGATAGCTATGGATTAGATTCAGCACAAGCCATGCTGCTTGCTAGTAAAGCAGAGAAATATTTGGGTTTAAAATTGCCTCTTATACATCTTTGGAATTATCCTACAATTGAGGAACTTTCTCAGAGATTAGCTGAAGAATTGGAAAATTCCCAATCAGAAATCTTACAAATGTAA
- a CDS encoding class I SAM-dependent methyltransferase, protein MFHNFIYTPEHILNNFIARPNYYPLRRLFWKVWYNLFASNFSKINITFINYGYADLEENAKQLELSGYEEEERYCIQLYHHVANAISLAGLDVLEVGCGRGGGSSYMMRYLHPKTMTGVDFSESNITFCQNKHSIPQLNFQLGDAEFLQFNDYSFDVLINVESSHCYGSRKRFFAEAFRVIRTNGYFLFADFRPKDEIDKTTQLLKESGFKILKLKNITANVIKAMDLENERKLAIINQYLPKYLHIVANWFAGCQGTPMYEAFMKGDQEYLCYVLKK, encoded by the coding sequence ATGTTTCATAATTTCATTTACACACCAGAACATATTTTAAATAATTTCATAGCTCGCCCCAATTACTATCCTTTAAGAAGATTGTTTTGGAAGGTGTGGTATAACCTTTTTGCATCTAATTTTAGCAAGATAAACATTACTTTTATTAACTATGGTTATGCTGATTTAGAAGAGAATGCTAAACAGTTAGAATTGAGTGGATATGAAGAAGAGGAACGTTATTGTATTCAACTCTATCATCATGTAGCAAATGCTATCTCCTTAGCAGGCTTAGATGTTCTTGAAGTAGGATGTGGGCGTGGAGGAGGATCTTCATATATGATGCGTTATTTACATCCAAAAACAATGACGGGAGTTGATTTTTCAGAAAGTAATATTACATTTTGTCAAAACAAACATTCTATTCCTCAACTAAACTTTCAATTAGGAGATGCCGAATTTTTGCAATTTAATGACTATTCTTTTGATGTTCTTATTAATGTGGAATCATCACATTGTTACGGTTCGAGAAAACGCTTTTTTGCTGAAGCTTTTAGAGTAATTCGTACAAATGGTTACTTTTTATTTGCTGATTTTAGACCAAAAGATGAAATTGATAAGACCACACAACTTTTAAAAGAATCTGGTTTTAAGATTTTAAAACTAAAAAATATTACTGCCAATGTCATTAAAGCTATGGATTTGGAAAATGAACGCAAGTTGGCAATAATTAACCAGTATCTTCCTAAATATTTACACATAGTAGCAAACTGGTTTGCTGGGTGCCAAGGAACTCCAATGTATGAAGCATTTATGAAAGGAGACCAAGAATATCTTTGCTATGTTTTGAAAAAATAA
- a CDS encoding beta-ketoacyl-ACP synthase III — protein sequence MPSAYITGLGVFLPNKPVSNEEIENVLGLINNKPSRCKNRILTNNGIKSRHYAIDPKTGKQTHTNAQLTAEAVRALCRNSNFPLEEIECLVCGTSGPDQLIPNHALMVHGELKSPPCEVVSTSGVCCSGVTALKYGYMNVLSGLTKNAVTTGSEVVSNALRAAYFQSEIESKIQELENKPVIGFEKDFLRWMLSDAATAVLIADTPSQDRISLRIDWIDYISFANSLETCMYGGCVKRADGSVQGWRDVDQPEEVWKQNYLAIKQDAKLLGENIINYGQKGLAQIRDKYNLKTEEINWFLPHYSSEYFKEELYAKMAEIGVHITYDKWFTNLTTKGNTGSASIFVMLEELMYSGKIERGDKIFCLVPESARFSYAYMHMTAV from the coding sequence ATGCCTTCAGCATACATTACAGGCTTAGGAGTTTTTCTACCTAATAAACCCGTCAGTAATGAAGAAATTGAAAATGTTCTGGGATTGATCAATAACAAACCCTCTCGCTGTAAAAATCGCATCCTCACAAACAACGGTATAAAATCTCGACACTATGCCATAGATCCAAAAACTGGCAAACAAACTCACACTAATGCACAATTAACTGCCGAGGCAGTGCGCGCCCTTTGCAGAAATTCTAATTTTCCCCTTGAAGAAATTGAGTGTTTAGTTTGTGGCACATCGGGGCCAGATCAACTTATTCCTAATCATGCTCTGATGGTGCATGGAGAACTTAAATCTCCTCCCTGTGAAGTAGTATCTACCAGTGGTGTCTGTTGCTCAGGAGTAACTGCATTAAAGTATGGATATATGAATGTGTTATCTGGTTTAACTAAAAATGCTGTCACAACTGGCTCCGAAGTCGTATCTAATGCCTTAAGAGCAGCATACTTTCAATCAGAAATAGAGTCAAAAATTCAAGAGTTAGAAAACAAACCAGTTATAGGTTTTGAAAAAGATTTTTTAAGGTGGATGCTTTCTGATGCAGCCACAGCCGTTTTAATCGCAGATACACCGAGTCAAGATCGTATTTCTCTGCGGATTGACTGGATTGATTATATCTCTTTTGCAAATTCTCTAGAAACTTGTATGTATGGAGGATGTGTGAAAAGAGCAGATGGTTCTGTACAAGGCTGGAGGGATGTAGACCAGCCAGAGGAAGTATGGAAACAGAATTATTTAGCCATCAAGCAAGATGCCAAACTTTTAGGGGAAAATATCATTAACTATGGTCAAAAAGGATTAGCACAGATTAGGGATAAATACAACCTAAAAACAGAAGAAATAAATTGGTTTCTGCCTCACTACTCATCGGAATATTTTAAAGAAGAACTTTATGCAAAAATGGCAGAAATTGGAGTGCATATTACTTATGATAAATGGTTTACTAATCTAACCACAAAAGGAAATACAGGTTCGGCTTCTATCTTCGTGATGCTAGAGGAATTGATGTACTCAGGAAAAATTGAACGCGGCGATAAAATCTTTTGCTTAGTTCCCGAAAGTGCTAGGTTTTCATACGCTTATATGCACATGACAGCAGTTTGA
- a CDS encoding SBBP repeat-containing protein, whose protein sequence is MKNILTLLESEINATILNLLNVSTPGSDLLLKNEDSEFMWGRTGNDTFIGLKPGDNNPDQLQIDIMLGDGDLMALQKGSQFNGNDRFVLGDWKQPYYADAQELNFGFKQFASILDFNPKQDTIQLHGCPEDYQLVKSPLGTAIFWKQGTVPDLIAFLPGNYHLHLEENYFQYEGDTPPPGPVLEKIQQIGSSSFDSLISSATDPNGNLFVAGVTGGSLAAANAGSNDVLVAKYDSNGNQKWIKQFGTDKSDFATSVATDNKGNFYLGGMTKGNLGEFNQGEGNYDIWIAKYDGSGKQQWFQQFGNGLIDASFDMKVDQDGNVYLTGFSIEQQQKGLFFEPDVFADDVWITKYDSNGNQQWFQQFGSSAFDEAYSLAVSNDGSIYSTGWTMGDLGAKNSGLYDVWVAKNDKNGQSEWIRQFGTKDYEFPKGIDSDSQGNVYITGWTLGNLGGKNAGSEDAWITKYDSNGNSLWTRQFGTNGNDAALDMKIDLNGNIFLVGYTDNNLGGKNLGSNDAWAAKFNSNGKQLWIQQFGTSKSDVATSLTIDKTGNVFVIGTTEGSLGGINAGSVDSWVAKLDSNSGKLEDFSGTSKYETQHEISSCDSSFGVFDRNSQNHIFNNDLGQSLASGMLKDFNKTPKPEIQNEIFSHDLKNDILNDFLGKSSDLGKIKDFGEILKHEIQNEILSSSFTDKIINAVLGKSLESGKLQDLSKISKPEIQNEISSCGGSSGLLGNNFQKNILNGGLEGSSALSASGKSIVSDFDVML, encoded by the coding sequence ATGAAAAATATATTGACCCTCTTGGAAAGTGAAATCAATGCCACAATTTTAAACCTTTTAAATGTAAGCACACCTGGTAGCGACTTGCTTTTGAAGAACGAAGATAGTGAATTCATGTGGGGTCGCACTGGAAATGATACCTTTATTGGTTTGAAACCTGGCGATAATAATCCTGATCAATTGCAAATTGATATTATGCTAGGTGATGGCGATTTAATGGCGCTACAGAAAGGTAGTCAGTTTAACGGAAACGACAGATTCGTTCTAGGTGATTGGAAACAACCCTATTATGCTGATGCTCAAGAACTCAACTTCGGTTTCAAACAATTCGCTTCAATTTTAGACTTCAACCCCAAACAAGATACTATTCAACTTCACGGCTGCCCAGAAGATTACCAACTAGTAAAATCTCCTCTGGGGACGGCGATATTTTGGAAACAAGGAACTGTACCTGACCTTATTGCCTTTTTGCCTGGGAATTATCATTTGCATCTTGAGGAAAACTATTTTCAGTATGAAGGCGACACCCCGCCCCCAGGGCCTGTACTAGAGAAAATTCAACAAATAGGATCTAGCAGTTTTGATTCCCTCATCAGTTCAGCCACAGATCCTAATGGTAATCTATTTGTGGCAGGAGTTACAGGTGGTTCTTTAGCAGCAGCTAATGCTGGATCTAATGATGTTTTGGTGGCCAAGTACGACAGCAATGGCAATCAAAAATGGATTAAACAGTTTGGGACTGACAAATCTGACTTTGCCACTAGCGTCGCCACTGATAATAAAGGCAACTTCTACCTGGGGGGAATGACAAAAGGCAATTTGGGGGAATTTAACCAAGGAGAAGGAAATTATGATATCTGGATAGCCAAGTATGACGGTAGTGGCAAGCAGCAATGGTTTCAACAGTTTGGAAATGGGCTAATTGATGCCTCCTTTGATATGAAAGTCGATCAGGATGGCAATGTCTACCTGACAGGATTCTCCATTGAACAACAGCAGAAAGGGCTGTTTTTTGAACCTGATGTCTTTGCCGATGATGTTTGGATAACCAAATATGACAGTAATGGCAACCAGCAATGGTTTCAACAGTTTGGCAGTTCCGCTTTTGATGAAGCTTACAGTCTTGCTGTCAGTAATGATGGCAGCATCTACTCTACAGGTTGGACAATGGGTGATTTGGGAGCAAAAAATTCTGGTTTATATGATGTCTGGGTGGCCAAGAATGACAAAAATGGTCAGTCGGAATGGATTCGACAGTTCGGCACAAAAGATTATGAATTTCCTAAGGGAATTGATTCAGATAGTCAGGGCAATGTCTATATCACAGGATGGACTTTAGGTAATTTGGGGGGTAAGAATGCTGGGTCTGAGGATGCTTGGATTACCAAATATGACAGCAATGGTAATTCTCTATGGACTCGACAGTTCGGTACTAATGGTAATGATGCTGCCTTGGATATGAAGATTGATTTAAATGGCAATATCTTTTTAGTTGGATATACTGACAACAATTTGGGAGGCAAGAATCTCGGTTCTAATGATGCCTGGGCAGCTAAGTTTAACAGTAACGGTAAACAGTTATGGATTCAACAATTTGGAACTTCTAAGTCTGATGTTGCCACTAGTCTTACCATTGACAAGACTGGTAATGTATTCGTGATAGGAACTACTGAGGGATCTTTAGGGGGTATCAATGCTGGATCTGTGGATAGTTGGGTAGCCAAGCTCGATTCCAATTCAGGAAAGCTAGAAGACTTTAGTGGAACTTCAAAGTATGAGACTCAACATGAAATTTCAAGTTGTGATAGCAGTTTTGGTGTCTTCGATAGGAATTCTCAAAATCACATTTTCAATAATGATCTAGGTCAAAGTTTGGCTTCTGGAATGCTAAAAGATTTCAATAAAACTCCAAAGCCTGAAATTCAAAATGAAATATTTAGCCACGATTTGAAGAATGACATCCTCAATGATTTTCTAGGAAAAAGTTCTGATTTAGGAAAGATCAAAGACTTTGGTGAGATTCTAAAACATGAAATCCAAAATGAAATATTGAGCAGCAGTTTTACCGATAAAATTATCAATGCTGTTTTAGGCAAAAGTTTAGAATCAGGAAAGTTACAAGATTTGAGCAAGATTTCAAAGCCTGAAATTCAAAATGAAATATCTAGTTGTGGTGGTAGTAGTGGCCTTTTAGGTAACAATTTTCAGAAGAATATCCTCAATGGGGGTCTAGAGGGAAGTTCGGCTTTATCCGCGTCGGGAAAATCAATAGTATCTGATTTTGATGTCATGTTATAG
- a CDS encoding NAD-dependent epimerase/dehydratase family protein, with protein MNLSEKTLLISGISGFIGLRATAIALTKGMKVRGLQHSQLQAQKAQQLGAEVIVGSVTDPAAVRKACQDVDIVLHTAAIVKEHGSLKEFRDVNVGGTINMAKAAKNAGVKTFVHLSSVIVYGYNYPNYVTESGPIFAENHPYCQTKIESEKELLRLNSPPDFNIIILRPGDVYGPGSYPWVVRPLAMMRQKIFLLANNGQGVMNHLYVDNLIDAIFLAMEKEAYGEVLNITDGEETSWQEYFTRLADIAGLSAPSSLPKNELKLLIQLRYQGQKLLGQKVDIVPETLDFITRPYAYSVVKAEKLLNYKPKIDLEEGMRRTQEWLQTVDLNVLDK; from the coding sequence ATGAACCTTTCTGAAAAAACGCTTCTTATTTCTGGAATCAGTGGGTTTATCGGTTTGCGTGCCACTGCGATCGCTCTCACAAAAGGAATGAAAGTCCGGGGGCTACAACATTCTCAACTCCAGGCTCAAAAAGCTCAACAACTAGGTGCTGAGGTAATTGTTGGTAGTGTCACTGATCCTGCTGCTGTCCGCAAGGCTTGCCAAGATGTGGATATAGTTCTACATACGGCTGCTATTGTCAAAGAACATGGATCACTCAAGGAATTTCGTGATGTCAATGTTGGTGGCACAATTAACATGGCTAAAGCGGCTAAGAATGCAGGTGTTAAAACCTTTGTTCATCTCTCCAGTGTTATAGTCTATGGTTATAACTATCCCAATTACGTCACTGAATCCGGGCCAATTTTTGCGGAGAATCATCCCTATTGTCAGACCAAAATAGAAAGCGAAAAAGAACTTTTACGACTCAATTCGCCACCTGATTTTAATATTATTATCCTCAGACCAGGAGATGTTTACGGGCCTGGGAGCTACCCCTGGGTAGTCCGACCACTCGCAATGATGCGCCAAAAAATATTTCTGTTGGCAAACAATGGACAGGGAGTGATGAATCATCTCTATGTGGACAATCTCATAGATGCCATCTTTCTGGCTATGGAAAAAGAAGCCTATGGAGAAGTTCTTAATATTACTGACGGAGAAGAGACTTCTTGGCAAGAATATTTTACGCGTTTAGCTGATATTGCTGGGTTGTCGGCACCTTCTTCTCTGCCTAAAAATGAGCTCAAACTGCTAATTCAGTTGCGCTATCAGGGACAGAAGCTTTTGGGTCAGAAAGTTGATATTGTGCCGGAAACTTTAGATTTTATCACTCGCCCCTATGCTTATTCGGTTGTTAAAGCAGAGAAATTATTAAACTATAAACCAAAAATTGATTTGGAAGAGGGAATGCGACGCACTCAGGAATGGCTACAAACAGTGGACTTGAATGTTTTAGATAAGTAG
- a CDS encoding class I SAM-dependent methyltransferase, whose product MNYKHNVPIEPITDSESLPFTWERLIPKQIPNDPASQKLFEIHLRRYETATRFVKGKRVLDIACGTGYGSQMLRLAGAIAVVGVDICPETVQYARKHYQENNVEFVCADALDFEWKEHFDVIVSFETIEHVIHPDKFLDRLRYLLLPEGKLLLSVPLGETRHIDPYHLHAFSQEDVFALLEKAGFLVEQYRCDDWCLTRRDLLLWRQLYPAARPNMREQFLTLRGWQLLRDFCFRGVINVPEFMVAAQAIKNPVVEKRQTPTHLD is encoded by the coding sequence ATGAACTATAAACACAATGTTCCTATTGAGCCGATTACAGATTCAGAAAGTCTTCCTTTTACCTGGGAACGCCTCATCCCTAAACAGATACCAAATGATCCAGCCAGTCAAAAGCTTTTTGAGATCCATCTCCGGCGTTATGAAACCGCAACACGCTTTGTAAAAGGAAAAAGGGTTCTGGATATTGCCTGCGGGACTGGATACGGTAGTCAGATGCTTCGTCTTGCTGGTGCGATCGCTGTGGTAGGTGTAGATATATGTCCAGAAACGGTACAATATGCCAGAAAGCACTATCAAGAAAATAATGTAGAATTTGTTTGTGCTGATGCTCTTGATTTCGAGTGGAAGGAGCATTTTGATGTTATTGTTTCTTTTGAGACGATAGAACACGTCATCCATCCTGACAAATTTCTAGATCGTCTCCGCTATCTCCTGCTTCCAGAAGGTAAGTTGTTACTGTCAGTCCCTCTCGGTGAAACTCGGCATATAGACCCCTATCATCTTCATGCATTTAGTCAGGAGGATGTGTTTGCACTGCTTGAAAAAGCAGGTTTTTTGGTAGAACAGTACCGTTGTGATGATTGGTGTCTGACTCGTAGGGATCTTCTGCTCTGGAGACAACTCTATCCAGCTGCTAGGCCAAATATGCGTGAACAATTTTTAACTCTTAGAGGATGGCAACTCCTGCGCGATTTTTGCTTTCGAGGCGTTATTAATGTTCCTGAATTCATGGTTGCAGCCCAAGCAATCAAAAATCCAGTTGTTGAAAAGCGTCAAACTCCAACACACCTCGATTAA